The following coding sequences are from one Brienomyrus brachyistius isolate T26 unplaced genomic scaffold, BBRACH_0.4 scaffold763, whole genome shotgun sequence window:
- the LOC125729816 gene encoding ion-translocating oxidoreductase complex subunit C-like: MAAVGAPARELQQAAAEGAPLQEQEHGQEQELAAVGAPARELQQVAAVGAPARELQQAAAVGAPLQEQEHGQEQELAAVGAPARELQQAAAVGAPARELQQAAAEGAPARELQQAAAEGAPARELQQAAAEGAPLQEQEHGQEQELAAVGAPARELQQAAAEGAPLQEQEHGQEQELAAVGAPARELQQAAAEGAPARELQQAAAEGAPLQEQEHGQEQELAAVGAPARELQQAAAVGAPARELQQAAAVGAPALELQQAAAVGAPALELQQAKGAVQA, translated from the exons atggctgcagtgggggcacctgcccgggagctgcagcaggcggctgcagagggggcgcctctgcaggaacaggagcacggtcaggaacaggagctggctgcagtgggggcgcctgcccgggagctgcagcaggtggctgcagtgggggcgcctgcccgggagctgcagcaggcggctgcagtgggggcgcctctgcaggaacaggagcacggtcaggaacaggagctggctgcagtgggggcgcctgcccgggagctgcagcaggcggctgcagtgggggcgcctgcccgggagctgcagcaggcggctgcagagggggcgcctgcccgggagctgcagcaggcggctgcagagggggcgcctgcccgggagctgcagcaggcggctgcagagggggcgcctctgcaggaacaggagcacggtcaggaacaggagctggctgcagtgggggcgcctgcccgggagctgcagcag gcggctgcagagggggcgcctctgcaggaacaggagcacggtcaggaacaggagctggctgcagtgggggcgcctgcccgggagctgcagcaggcggctgcagagggggcgcctgcccgggagctgcagcaggcggctgcagagggggcgcctctgcaggaacaggagcacggtcaggaacaggagctggctgcagtgggggcgcctgcccgggagctgcagcag gcggctgcagtgggggcgcctgcccgggagctgcagcaggcggctgcagtgggggcgcctgccctggagctgcagcaggcggctgcagtgggggcgcctgccctggagctgcagcaggcgaagggggctgtgcaggca